A single genomic interval of Streptomyces sp. 1222.5 harbors:
- a CDS encoding SDR family oxidoreductase, translated as MDLGLKDRVYVVTGATRGLGNAAARELVADGAKVVITGRDEKRVADAAAELGPNAVGVAVDNADEQAPERLIAAAREHFGGFHGVLVSVGGPPPGFLADNTDEQWRNAFESVFLGAVRLARAAAAELEEGGVIGFVLSGSVHEPIPALTISNGLRPGLAGFAKSLADELGPRGIRVVGLLPARIDTDRVRELDGLSADPEATRAANESRIPLRRYGTPEEFGKAAAFLLSPAASYLTGIMLPVDGGMRHGF; from the coding sequence ATGGATCTTGGACTGAAGGACCGGGTGTACGTCGTCACCGGAGCAACCCGCGGGCTGGGCAACGCCGCCGCGCGGGAGCTCGTCGCCGACGGGGCGAAGGTGGTGATCACCGGCCGCGACGAGAAGCGGGTCGCCGACGCCGCCGCCGAACTGGGCCCGAACGCGGTCGGTGTGGCCGTGGACAACGCCGACGAGCAGGCTCCCGAGCGGCTGATCGCGGCCGCCCGCGAGCACTTCGGCGGCTTCCACGGGGTGCTGGTGAGCGTGGGCGGCCCGCCGCCCGGGTTCCTCGCCGACAACACCGACGAACAGTGGCGGAACGCGTTCGAGTCGGTGTTCCTCGGTGCGGTCCGGCTGGCCCGCGCGGCGGCGGCCGAGCTCGAGGAGGGCGGGGTCATCGGGTTCGTGCTGTCGGGGTCGGTGCACGAGCCGATCCCGGCGCTGACCATCTCCAACGGGCTGCGCCCCGGGCTCGCCGGGTTCGCCAAGTCCCTGGCGGACGAGCTGGGGCCGCGCGGCATCCGGGTGGTGGGACTGCTGCCGGCGCGCATCGACACCGATCGCGTGCGCGAGCTGGACGGACTGTCCGCCGACCCGGAGGCGACCCGGGCCGCGAACGAGTCCCGGATCCCGCTGCGCAGGTACGGGACTCCGGAGGAGTTCGGGAAGGCGGCGGCGTTCCTGCTGTCGCCTGCGGCCTCCTACCTGACCGGGATCATGCTGCCGGTGGACGGGGGCATGCGGCACGGATTCTGA
- the amaP gene encoding alkaline shock response membrane anchor protein AmaP, with product MRTMRIGRVHRVLLALVGLLLLAGGGSVMAVGLGVRPPFRWLHTGPHDVLLSKAERTHWRGTGWWWPVVIAALAVLLLLALWWLLAALRRRRPAEIPVDTGDGEGAVLLGGALESALTQDAARQEGVARARILLRGRRGAPTARAWLQLEPDVDPAPALADFTRQALAHARESAGLASLPAEVRLGAVGHRAERVT from the coding sequence ATGAGGACGATGCGCATCGGTCGCGTCCACCGGGTGCTGCTCGCGCTCGTGGGCCTGCTGCTCCTCGCGGGCGGCGGTTCGGTCATGGCCGTCGGCCTGGGCGTACGGCCGCCCTTCCGGTGGCTCCACACCGGCCCGCACGACGTCCTGCTCAGCAAGGCCGAGCGCACCCACTGGCGGGGCACCGGCTGGTGGTGGCCGGTGGTCATCGCCGCCCTGGCCGTCCTGCTGCTGCTCGCCCTGTGGTGGCTGCTGGCGGCCCTGCGCCGGCGCCGGCCGGCCGAGATCCCGGTCGACACCGGGGACGGCGAGGGCGCGGTACTCCTCGGCGGCGCCCTGGAGTCGGCGCTCACCCAGGACGCGGCCCGGCAGGAGGGGGTGGCCCGGGCCCGGATCCTCCTGCGGGGCCGTCGGGGCGCCCCGACGGCCAGGGCCTGGCTGCAACTGGAACCGGACGTGGATCCGGCGCCGGCCCTGGCCGACTTCACCCGTCAGGCCCTGGCGCACGCACGCGAGTCGGCGGGTCTCGCGTCGCTCCCCGCCGAGGTACGGCTGGGAGCGGTCGGGCACCGCGCGGAGCGGGTCACCTGA